GGGGGGGCAAAAGGGGCCAGCGAGGGGAGGGGGGCCGGGAGAGGGATTTACAGCTCCATCCCTAATCAGGTGCAGGGCTGAGAGGAGCGGCGACCGCCATgggggaagcagcagggaaCGGCCCCCGCAGCGCCCTCCGCCGCGCCGCCGGCTCCCGCAGCCGCCCGGCTCCCGCTCCCGCAGCCGCAGCGggggcccagcctggcccagagGCGGCCGGCACCGAGCTGCCCGCCGGGGCCCGGCACCTCCTCAACCCGCGATGCTCCAGCGTCCAGaaccttcctcctctcccccccAGCGCAGCCCGGAGCCAGGGGCGCGCAGCCCCGGTTACCTGCGCggtgctgccgccgctgccgctgccgccgccggtGAGCGCGGGCTGGAGGCGGCCGCAGCCGCCCGCTCCTGCTGCGCGCCGCCGAGTTGCCGGGCTGGCTGGGCAGGTCCCGGCGGCAGGTCCCGGCTTAACCCCTTCGGGGCCGCCCGGGCACCGGCAGAGGCGCTCAGGCCCccccggcgcggcgcggcgcaGCGCGGTGCGGTACCGGCCGCGGGGGATGCGGCGCCGAGCCCCTGCCCCGCCGCATGCGGGAGGCGGGGATGCTGTAAATGCTCAGTCACTGCCCCTTCtctggcagccagccaggcGCTGCTCGCTGCTGCCTGCGCGCCTGtattccttttcctccccccccctcctccccccccatTATTTTTAGACAGAAATCCACGTCCCCGGGCGCGGAAGAAGCTCCGAGGGATGCCGACCCTCCCCACCACGCAGCTCCCTCTCTGCTACCCAAGGCCACACTCGCGATTTGGGTtctttacattaatttttttttttcttttgctaggATCTAAATTTGGAGCGGGTTCTTCCCCTGCTCTGAACATCTCCCGGAGCCTGGCTGGGCGAGAGAGGGAGGCATCAGATGACATGACAAAATAAGTCATGTCTCTCGATCATTTTAATGCCACCCCCTTCTCTCTCGGCCTCTGCCTTCCATTTTAATCACTGACAGCCCTTCAAGTATTATGGATATATATAATCTTTTTAATATCACTGACATTTTCCATGAGATGGAAAACATCTCAGGTGTGCTGAGACATTCTGGGGCGGGAGGGGGGCTCgtgccttcctgctgctgcttccaccaGCCACACAAAATGCTGAGCTGAGATCCATCTTggccccagggctctgccttaGGTCTTCGGGGAGGCCATGTGCCTCTGGGGGCTTTGCAGATCTCAGCAGCCTGACATTCCCAACGGGCTGTGGCCGTGCAGGCTGAATAAGCATCTAGTCCCACTCCCAGCTGCAGTGTGGGAAAAGAGGATTTCCAGCATCGAAACCCTCTGCAGGTCAGCCCAGAGAACATCCCAGCTCGGGAAGGGGCAGGCATTCTTCATGGCAGCTCCATGGGCTCCAGgcttcctcttcctccattCCCAATGCTTCTGCTTCACTCTGTCAGATGGTGAGGTAGACAGCTTGCCTTTCTTCAggcagtaatttttttataagCAAAGTGAATCTCTCCACGGGGAGAACATCCCGGGAGGTGTTTTTGGAGCTGTACAAATGTGGGGTTTCTTTGTGGGGGGTCCCAAAACCCCACTGTGGGTACAGGACCCAGCAAAGCACTGCTTGCtctcagcagagcctggctgctcACCCAGACCCCTCTGCCATTGGAAATGTACTGTCATCTTCTGCTTGCCTCATTTTCCTGCAATTCCCCCTCTTCCCATCCTCACTGGTGGTGATGGTGTCTTCAGGCCCCACTCACATGATGGGTTTGGAATGCACCTCCCAAGGCCAGGAAGGTTGCTCACCTTGGTTATTTAGCAAACACAACACAAATTATTAACACTAATACAAATAACGCCCACGcttgggagaggagaaggaataATTTCCTTGCCTGGCTGCAAGGACTCAGCCTTACAGTGTCCTGCAGAGTGCAGGGCTGAGAGCCCTGAGGGTCCTGCTTCTAAGGTCAGAGCCCACAGCTCACACTAGGCATGTAAATAAGAGGTATATGTTTCTAAAGCTACTCTGCAGAAACCACCTCTAATTCCACTGCAGTTCCTGTTCTGTTACTTCCACAAAtcaatgcaaaaggaaaaaaaaaaatcagctggctcacaaaaagctgcagcaggcagacaGCAGAGTACCACAGCTGTTGGCCAGCACATCCTTTCCTGCATGCTCCTTGTACCTCATTCCCTGAGGACACTCTAGTCCAAGGCTGGAAGAGGCACTGGCAATATTTATGACAAAAATTTATGACAAGAAATTAGACTATTCACAGGTTTGTTCTCCTTTGCAGAACTTCTATGCCGCCCACCTACCCTCTGCTATCAGTCTCCTCCCTGGAAGGGACAATGCCAGCACAGGACATTCTTCCATTGTACGTGACTGATGTAAAACTTTCATCTACCCCATGTTGTATTAACAGGTTTTCCTGTGGGTAGATGAACACATGGAGCCTGGTTTCAATAGGCTGGACTGAAGATATGGATCCATGGAGATATGGATGGGCTTTATTATCCTTTAAGGTAAAACTACCAAACGAAAGGATTCCTGCCTCTCCGACAATCACGTTGCCTCTAGAACATGCAGACTCCCTCTCTCCTAGAAACAGATGGCTTGAGCAGTTTGAGTTGGGCAAATTCACAAAGCTGATAATCATctccagggaggcaggagcaatTGTCAGAGCCTGTGAGACACACCCCAACTTCAGGCCTTTTTCCTCCTAATTCTCAAAATGTTGCTGAAATTCTCACTCCAGGAATGCTGAGCAGAGACATTCCCTTTGTGGGTCTCTGCCCACTGAGCCAGAGGAGGCTTCTTCTGCTACAGAAGCCAAAATGCTTCCCCACACCCCACTATGAGAAAATATCTCAAAAGATGAGGAGCCTCACCTGGCCAGTGAAAAAAACAAGCTGTGCTTTGACATGGTATTGCTGGGAGCCAAGGGGAGAAATAGATCTCTCCCCAGGGAGAGCACAGGAGTTAAAATGAGAAAGCAGAAGACACCAatgcagcagaaggagcagtcATTGCATGCTACATGTGCAGCTgcgagcccagggacagggccatGTGCCCAAggggcacacctggagcacTGAACTCATGGCTGAGCGATGCTGAGCATGGATGGGCATCTGCTGCTTAAGAGCTCCAGCAGGATCAGCATCCCCAATTAATGATCTGCACTGATGTCATTGCTCTACAGGGCCAAAGCCTTTCTGGGGAATGCTGTCCAGCAACTTTAGCAGGAAGGTGGCACTTACTGACACCAGGCCAAGACAGACCCCACACAGAGCGCACTCTGCCCTGAGAACCTGCTCCAAGTCCAATGTGCCACACTCAGGCCTGGGATGCCTCCACAAAAAGCCCCATTGCAGCAGTGATGCACACAGATGGAAAATGGTGATGGAGCCCAGACACACAggcagatggacagacaggagGGGTGGCTGTAACATGAGGATTTAGCATGGCTCACAACTTTTATAGCACAAATTTCACTCATTTAAGAGTGATTAGTCTTGGAAGGAAACATGTAAAACCTGGCTCAGAATGGGGTGTGGGTACCTGGAGCTCAATGGAAAGAGATGGCAAGATCAGCACAAGAAGGAAATCTGAGAGTGCAAAACCAGGCAGGGTGGCACACCCCTTGGGACAGTGTTTTCACTGGGATCCAGAATGCCTCAGAGAAGCCTCCTGTCAGCAGGTCCCAAAGGGAGATTGGACAAGATGCCCAAAATAAGCTAAAACCCAGGATGGATTTGTCTACTCTCCTGGTACCAGTATTCATGAGTACAAGGACATCCTGTTCACTCATCTGCTAGCAAAGCACAATCAAGACACAAAGAATATACCTCATGTTAACTGGCACTTTTAAATTCTCCTTTAGCAGAAATACCAGTATTTTCCAGTCTTAATGTTTTCTGAGTGGTGATACTTCTTGCCTTGTCTCTTCTTGGGAAGCATCATCTGTAGCAGTAACAGATGATCTAGCAATAGTCTCACATCACAGTGTGTCAGAAAAGAAGCAGCCCGGTATTTGTAACCACTGAATCACTTCAGAAAGAAGAATCTCCACTCCATCTGTGTAAATATggttatttattgtattttttaaaagcaagtctGTTTCTACATACAAAGGGCTTCACTCCCACTCCAGAGCATGTTGCTCCTTCAGATCCTCAAATAACAACACCATTTTGCTCACCATTGAATCCAGCAGCCTGTAAACCTGCAGAAATTCAAAGACAGCTGCAGTGAAAACACATGAGGAAATCTTGAGGCTGAGACTGACAGAGATGGTTTCTGAGGTACATTTTCATATGGGCACACACACAACCACATAGAAGTGGGaacctgctgctgtcagagctcTAGTAATAACTTCCCTGGCTATGAAGTGTGTTTAACATTATCTGAGGTACAATTAATTCAGCTGATCCCTCCAGAGTCTGCAAGCAATGCTAAAGACATCCCAGATAGAAGTCCCGCATGTGGCTATGTGATGGCTGGATTTCTGCTAACAGATTCCAGGctgaaacaaattaatttgGATTTCACACTTACCTTGCTGCAGCACAAGGGACATATGTCTGCCAGTTTTCTGAGTTTAACAAAATGCTTGCCTCTCCCCCTGAGCCTCAGTGTGCCTtacaagaaaagaacaaaaccctGCCAACGATACAAGCTTTGGTTAGACTCACTTCAATGTAGAGCTTTTCCCGGTATGCTTCAAGTGAAACAGGGTCCACCTGCTCCTGAACAGGTTCTGCTGCCACAACTGGAGTTGCAGCTTCCTCTTTCACCTTGTGCTTCTCATGTCTTCCTCTGACGGACTCTGCTCCTTTCATGACCTGCACAGAAATGGAAGATACTTGATTCTCATCTTTTGCtttcagctttctgctgcctgaATGATCCCAGTCAGGGACAGACCAAGAAAAAATGGGACCTAAGTCAGGACACTGATCAGACTGCTTCAAGATgcatctcccagcagcagcacctctttCACTGGGTTGGAAATTAGTTCAAACTCAGGATACACAACCTCAGGATGATCACACTGTTCCCAGCACTCAGGGTTCACCAGGCATCCCAACACCTACTTTCTCCTTTCCTGATGTCGCTCTactttttttgccttctttatcctttttctcttctttcttagTAGCTATTTtgtcttcctttcctcctttttttgctCCTCCTTGCTTTACTTCCTCTacaaaagaaaggatttcaatTAACCAAAAGCATCCACACATCCAGAAAGTCCATCCCACTGCACTAGCACAGTAGGAACACGTTACTTTTGCAATATATTATCCTCTTTTTGTTAATCTGAGATGTACTGCACTGAAAAACAATACCTTGAAGACTTCTTTGTTTAACTAAGGTATGAAGAGGTCTCATTGAGGCAGTATTTGCTGGGTCAGTCTGTATGAAAACCATGGCTGGACCTAGCTGaatgaaaaggctttttttgtggggatgtttttttcctgatgccAAACCACAGATCCCAATTAGTATTGTTACTGTCACACAATCTGCCAGTTATTTTCCTGATGCTTCTTCCTCAGGGAGACATGTTGAAATTGACATTTCAGTTCAAATTCATCATGTTTTTTGCATTTCCAACAGCCCACAGAAAGCAGTTGCTGTGCTAAAACCACCATTTACCTGTTTCCTCTGGAACAGCTTCTGCATAGATGTCCTTCTTAACCAAACCAAGCACGGATCTCAGCCTCAGAGAGTGACTCACCAAGTCATCAATTGCTCCACGCCACAGCTGGAGGCTGAGAAAATGGTCAGGATCAGAAGGGAGacagtgcagcagctgccacttgGTTTGAGCCTGTCCCAGAAGTGAAGGCACCTCATGGCTGACAGCTGCCTGTGCAACTAAACCAACAAAACAGCACCCACTGTCTAAATACCTCTGCAGGGGGATCCTAAATTGCTTTGTTCGTGTTAGAGCCCTCCGAGGTCTCAATGGTTTGCAAATCAACAGGCTCCCAGGAACCCATAAATATTACTGTGAAACTAGGTCTGCTCTTCAACATGACACACATTGGTAAATCTACCTGCTCTGTGTTTACCAAGAGGAACCTGCATCCTTCTAATTTAGAAGCAGCTCAAAGCTGTTGATGTGTTTACAGTCTGAAAGTCTGAGCAAAGAACAGAGAGACTGTATGAGGGAGGAGACAGTTATATGAGTAAAAGGGTACAGAAAATACCCAAAGGTTTCATAAATACAGACTGGAATAGTCTTGCCAGAAATAATCTTGTACACTCTCCAAAATTACATGCATTTAATATTCTAAACTtatctccaggaaaaaaaaaaaaggcatttgggTCCTAGACAGCTGCTACAATTAAGCTATAAAAAACCAGAGTGTAAAGATGACTTCTAGACCTCCTATAATTATGTGCACTCTGAATCACAACACTTGCAAGAGAGCTTGCTGAGGCTGTTGATCACACAATGTTTTCACAAGCTTTTCCTTGCAAAGGTAACCCACCAGAGTGGATACAGAAGGTCTAACTGAGTTGGCCTCTGTTCAACacaaagctgcagagctgccttaTTGAGCTGGGTCAGTgcttcttcctgctgctcctccccgGAGATTGACATTATAGCCTGTGAGAGAAAATTCACAGGGGCTGTGGAACACTTCTCAGTCTTTATTCCCAGGCCCTGAGCTCAGTGGAGCAGCCCACAGCTCTCTTCCTGGACACCAGTCTGAAACCAGGCTGCACTGGGCACATACACACCCAGATGGGGCTTCCTACACAGCTAGGATATGGCCAAGGTACCCAGGATCTGCAGAACAAACCCAGATTCCCTCATCAGACTGATATTAAGCCCCTTTGCAACTTCAGGTGTTCTGGGAAACAGGGATTCTATCAAGCTAGAAGGCTCCCTAGTAAAGCTTAGTTATAAAAACAACAGAGAGATTTCCAAGAGAGCACTACAGAAAAACCATTGACAGAAACCAAAGCAGTCTTGCTTTAATAAAAGCAGGTCTGTATTTTATCCACAGCCTGTCATGAGTGCCCCCCTAGTTCTCTGATGAATAGGAAGGGCTCTCCAAGGAGAAGAGCCCTTGGGGGAGCCACAGGAGGCTGTAAGCCCAGCCTGCCCCCACATTCAATCCTGGGCTGACAGAAAGCTAATGGGGAGAAGAGCTTAAAATATCTATTATATTGTgtgcttctcttttcttcttcacacAACAGCCCACAAAGCCTCTCTTGGGAATCTCTTTACAAGAGCACTGAGGGTGTGGTCAGCAGAGCCAACACACATCATAAACCTTGCAAACTCCCAGCATATTGGCAGCAGCCTTTAGGTGGGCCCGCactggggcaggctgggctgttTGTAGGGGAATTAACACACCCTCAGCATGTGGGAACAGAGGTTCCCACCTGTTTAAAGTCATCGAGGGAAAGGTTCCATCCTGAAGGacctgcttcttcctcctcagtgCTCTTTTCCCTTGGAGCATCCTCTGATGCATGCTTCCCACACGGGAGCTCAGTGGTGCTGCTCTGGACAGAGGGAGGCTCCAAGGTGCTCTCCTGGTACTCCATGTCCTCTGCAGTGCTCCTCTGGTCCAAGGGCACTTCCTCCTCCAACACTGAAGGCACAGTCAGGTGCTGTCTCCATAGTTTATGCAGCTGCTTTACCACTTGATGCTGATAATGCAACTGTGACAATGGGGGAAAGGTAAACGTGAGCTGCACCTTCCCTCTTCAAGCCCAACTGTTCAAGCCTCCATGGCAGACTGCCAGCTCAGAACCCAGGCACGCAGCAGCCCCGTGGGTCTGCCCTCCCCACTTATTGCAGCTGTGCAGTCCATCCAATAGCAAACATCACCTTGGGATTTATCCTGTGGAACAGCTCCTCCTCTGTGACACAGGCATCCACAGGAGATGGGGTGCGCTCGGGTGTCCGAATTGGCTTAAGCAGTTCATTCACACATTCTTTCACTATGGTAGCACCTTCTCGAGCAGCCAGCTCACTCTGAGGCACCACAGCAAGAACAACACGTGTCAGTCCCCATTCCATATGCAAACACACAAACTCAGTCCCTGTAACCACACTGCTCATTATACAGAGTCACAACTGCAAaccctgctgagcagagcaaTACTTCCAACAGCTTTTCAAATAAACGCTACAAATCCTGCCCCCAAACTATACTTTTCAAAGCATAGTGTAATTTTCAATTTATACCTTAACTGCTATCATAGTGTACAGCAGTCAATCCCCTTCCCATTaagtaaataatgaaattaattacCAGCAGAAATTTCATTCTTTAAAGGACCAGTGTGAACACTTTAGGAGACACAGTCATGTCTTTAGTAACAACATTACAATAGACTGCAGAGCTCCTCATGTCATTTTGCAAACCTGCTCAAGTATGTGCAGACTTTCTGTAAATCTCACCCTCAGCAGTAATTGCACAACAATAAAAATACCATGTTGTCCACTCCCACCCTTATCCTCTATTTGCATATAAAGTTCAAAGCTCAGTTACCCAGCTACATGCTTGGTTACCTCCAATTTCTCTCTGAAGACAGCCAATTTATCCTCATACACAGCAATTCCCCAAAGGGTCACCTGAAGCAGAGCTCCTCCTAATAACAGGGGATGTGTCCTAAATTCCCAGGGCTCGCTGAAAATGCCTGCTGTCTCTgacttgaaaataaaagaaaacctcagAGTTTCTCCAGGCAAAATTACACCTGAAATAAGAGAGAAAATGCATTGGGTGTGCAAGAAGCCACCTGGTTAGCCTGACCTTTTTCCAACACCATCCCAAGTGTCCTTAACTCTCTAGGAGACTCTTTCCCCATAGTTTAGCTGGTTATCACACTTCATCCAGCTATCATTCTCCTTCCAGATTTGCTCTCAGTCCCTATGTTCCTGAACTGGCCTTATTTCCATTGCACTCTCCTTCTACAGCAAGCTCAGTTTTCTCTCCAGAAGATTATGACCCGTTTGCCACCAGAAAATTATTCACTTCTCAATATTCCACCCATTTACACAGAGCAGAAGCAACCTCCTTTCCTTTAAGTTCCAGGAGAGGGATCTGCCTTGCACAGCTCTTTTGGGGTGAGTCAGCTCTGACACCCAGGGTGGCTTCCTCAGGAGAAAtcacccagcagtgctctgcCATTAGTCAGACTCCACATCCCAGGTAactcccaaattcctgctctgtgcttgaGGTACAAAGGTCTTGGAGAGCAGCAGGCCTCATACCTGGTCTGGTATCAAAGTAAAAGCAGGGCACTCTCCTCCCCCTGGTTTCTCTGGAGGGGATCTGCTGGGGAAGCCTCATCCAGTGGTACCAAATGGAAGCTCTGCCATCATTGGTCACTGTCAGGAAGCTTTCAGCCTTCTCACTAGCCAGAGTCTCAAAGGTGAGGCGGGCAGCAATACCAATTTCCTTCTACAAGGAAGAGGAACAATTTCTACTCTATCTGGTAGGATTTATCCTGCATGAAGTCATAGCTCAAACAAGGGGTTGAGCCTTGGTAGGAGAACTTGTAAGGCAAGTCCAAAGAAGTGGCCATTTCACAGACAGAGCCTGGGAATCTGAACAGCACACCACAACCAGAGCCTAGACCTCTCTGGAGCAAACACAGGGACACTCTACTATGTTCAGAGTAAGTCCCCATTCTGTGGCTTTGGGATGACAGTTATTGTACAACTGTGACACAGGAGCTCAAATAGGCTTAGCTTGACTAAACAATTAAAATCTCACAATTACCCTGCAAGTAGTGATGCCCTTGATCCAACGAGCAGGCTCGCCACAGAAAACTAAAGATGGAACCTTTTCAGCTTCTGGAACCTCAGTGAAGGAGTCACCTAAGGAGTCActgttaaagaaaacaaaagccagCATTTTCATGGAGTGAAATTCACTTCCAGAGAGGGGAGAACCAGGGGCGAATTACAAGACCCTGTAAGAAATAATcccatttattattttctcacaCAGTACTCTCTTTagggacagagccctgcagatGTGGTGAACCCATCTAGCTACATGTCACTGGCAAGGAGGACAGGACAGCCAAAATATTAAAGAATGAGACCTGTTTAAGTACATGAGTGAAAAAGGACAAGAGGccctcaggctgtgcctgttACAGATGGACAGGATGGGGAAAACTAGGAAAGTAATGACAGAAGGCTAGAAAAATTCAATCAAATGGAGGTAATTGAGAGTAGAATCCCACCCTGCCTGATCTAAGCTCTGAAGCCACACAGAGTGAAGGCTGGTGGAAGAGCCTCAACAAAACTTTTCTCTGATTCTTGCTCCTTAGACACAAGGCCCCAAGGCACAAAGGCTCGTAGATCTGGTGATTATAATATAAGAATCTAGTGATTATATATAAGATCTAGTGATTATAATATAAGAATATGCCTTTTATTGTGTCCCAGTGGAGACTTGTCTCCATTCTGGATAAGAACAGCTAAGGATATCCTCACAGACTGATGGTGCACAcctaaaattctttattttgccACAAAGTAGAACTTACGGGATCTCAATCTCTTCAGAAATGGTGGTAGGTAGAAAAGCCTTAGCTGAGACAGATGTGAAAGGCTGCCCTCTCCCAATCACCTCCAGTCCTTCCAGATCCTGGACATACACAGAAATTATCAACTCACAGTTGCTCTTTTACACA
This portion of the Zonotrichia leucophrys gambelii isolate GWCS_2022_RI chromosome 18, RI_Zleu_2.0, whole genome shotgun sequence genome encodes:
- the MYCBPAP gene encoding MYCBP-associated protein isoform X1, producing MSHCPQPCRSSTAHACWQAAHAHSGPRPGERYRGAPAGGAARGRCRPIGAYPGPSRPVAACRVPSRSIAAWGGRGAGARDMASRGGGRSRNRSPPGKKEKTLEQPCSTTVEEPEPEPEPEPQPEPLPYVLQGEDIQALEIRAEDLEKLHAPRLARRAARIPVRRNYLVRKSRPKEVAHLVAHPVPPKAPMGPLTFPGSRQFDDGCEEILPHHILGSLQELRTEALAKRNTRLAGAIKVPHPDVTAAALEEEHGGEEKEKAHQAQLTEHKAFQNWSHHMAMRKKQEKHLGEILHKPENELLMNMSDNYRQIQEERDLIDRSLPALFPGKGYRVGSEFWSLPEQIGDELTGLTLTLTRTECGHPEPLTHVGKPRTVQRETGLKPPKKIPCHLNWDKSLFLKHRRQELQSVLEELGFYKPDLEGLEVIGRGQPFTSVSAKAFLPTTISEEIEIPDSLGDSFTEVPEAEKVPSLVFCGEPARWIKGITTCRKEIGIAARLTFETLASEKAESFLTVTNDGRASIWYHWMRLPQQIPSRETRGRRVPCFYFDTRPGVILPGETLRFSFIFKSETAGIFSEPWEFRTHPLLLGGALLQVTLWGIAVYEDKLAVFREKLESELAAREGATIVKECVNELLKPIRTPERTPSPVDACVTEEELFHRINPKLHYQHQVVKQLHKLWRQHLTVPSVLEEEVPLDQRSTAEDMEYQESTLEPPSVQSSTTELPCGKHASEDAPREKSTEEEEAGPSGWNLSLDDFKQAIMSISGEEQQEEALTQLNKAALQLCVEQRPTQLDLLYPLCLQLWRGAIDDLVSHSLRLRSVLGLVKKDIYAEAVPEETEEVKQGGAKKGGKEDKIATKKEEKKDKEGKKSRATSGKEKVMKGAESVRGRHEKHKVKEEAATPVVAAEPVQEQVDPVSLEAYREKLYIEVYRLLDSMVSKMVLLFEDLKEQHALEWE
- the MYCBPAP gene encoding MYCBP-associated protein isoform X2 produces the protein MSHCPQPCRSSTAHACWQAAHAHSGPRPGERYRGAPAGGAARGRCRPIGAYPGPSRPVAACRVPSRSIAAWGGRGAGARDMASRGGGKKEKTLEQPCSTTVEEPEPEPEPEPQPEPLPYVLQGEDIQALEIRAEDLEKLHAPRLARRAARIPVRRNYLVRKSRPKEVAHLVAHPVPPKAPMGPLTFPGSRQFDDGCEEILPHHILGSLQELRTEALAKRNTRLAGAIKVPHPDVTAAALEEEHGGEEKEKAHQAQLTEHKAFQNWSHHMAMRKKQEKHLGEILHKPENELLMNMSDNYRQIQEERDLIDRSLPALFPGKGYRVGSEFWSLPEQIGDELTGLTLTLTRTECGHPEPLTHVGKPRTVQRETGLKPPKKIPCHLNWDKSLFLKHRRQELQSVLEELGFYKPDLEGLEVIGRGQPFTSVSAKAFLPTTISEEIEIPDSLGDSFTEVPEAEKVPSLVFCGEPARWIKGITTCRKEIGIAARLTFETLASEKAESFLTVTNDGRASIWYHWMRLPQQIPSRETRGRRVPCFYFDTRPGVILPGETLRFSFIFKSETAGIFSEPWEFRTHPLLLGGALLQVTLWGIAVYEDKLAVFREKLESELAAREGATIVKECVNELLKPIRTPERTPSPVDACVTEEELFHRINPKLHYQHQVVKQLHKLWRQHLTVPSVLEEEVPLDQRSTAEDMEYQESTLEPPSVQSSTTELPCGKHASEDAPREKSTEEEEAGPSGWNLSLDDFKQAIMSISGEEQQEEALTQLNKAALQLCVEQRPTQLDLLYPLCLQLWRGAIDDLVSHSLRLRSVLGLVKKDIYAEAVPEETEEVKQGGAKKGGKEDKIATKKEEKKDKEGKKSRATSGKEKVMKGAESVRGRHEKHKVKEEAATPVVAAEPVQEQVDPVSLEAYREKLYIEVYRLLDSMVSKMVLLFEDLKEQHALEWE